A genomic segment from Dethiosulfovibrio russensis encodes:
- the nifS gene encoding cysteine desulfurase NifS, translating to MNGKVYMDYAATTFVRPEVVSAMMSYHSISFENPSSLYSYSNGNRRAIEEAREAVADLIGALSEEIFFTGGGSEADNWALKGLAFSQAGKDKRHLITTETEHHAVLHSMEFLERMGFRVTYLPVDSEGFVPIDKLKEAIRDDTLLVSVAFANNEIGTIQDVEAIVEVCRDRGVLFHTDAVQAAAHVPIDVKSMGIDMLSMAAHKFYGPKGVGALYVKKGIRLENLIHGGGQERSRRAGTENVASIVGMGKAASLASEEMEFDSLEICKLRDRLIDGVMSTIPHARLNGPVGDRRLPNNANFSFVGIEGETLLLDLDDAGIAVSTGSACASASLDPSHVLMAIGLSHEMAHGSVRLTLGRSSSDDDVSRVLEVLPYIVERRRAMSPLWDDYVARREVL from the coding sequence ATGAACGGCAAAGTATATATGGATTATGCCGCCACCACCTTTGTCAGACCGGAGGTCGTGTCGGCCATGATGTCCTACCACTCGATTTCCTTTGAAAACCCTTCGTCGCTTTATAGCTACTCCAATGGTAACAGACGAGCTATAGAGGAAGCCAGAGAAGCGGTGGCTGACCTCATAGGAGCGTTGTCTGAGGAGATTTTCTTCACCGGCGGCGGTTCGGAGGCGGATAACTGGGCCCTTAAGGGGTTGGCTTTCTCTCAGGCTGGCAAAGATAAACGACACCTGATAACCACCGAGACCGAACACCATGCGGTGCTCCATTCCATGGAATTTCTGGAGAGGATGGGTTTTCGGGTTACTTACCTTCCCGTAGATTCGGAGGGATTCGTCCCCATCGATAAGTTGAAGGAGGCCATAAGAGACGACACCCTGTTGGTCTCGGTCGCGTTCGCCAACAACGAAATAGGCACCATTCAGGACGTAGAGGCGATCGTAGAGGTCTGTAGGGACAGAGGTGTACTGTTTCATACCGATGCGGTTCAGGCCGCGGCTCACGTGCCTATAGACGTGAAGTCTATGGGGATAGATATGCTTTCCATGGCGGCCCATAAATTCTACGGCCCCAAAGGTGTCGGGGCCCTTTACGTGAAAAAGGGGATACGATTGGAGAATCTCATACACGGTGGAGGTCAGGAGAGATCTAGACGGGCAGGTACGGAGAACGTAGCATCGATAGTCGGTATGGGAAAGGCCGCCTCCTTGGCCTCGGAGGAAATGGAGTTCGATTCCCTAGAGATCTGCAAACTTCGTGATCGTCTCATCGATGGAGTCATGTCCACCATACCTCATGCCAGGCTCAACGGTCCCGTGGGAGACAGACGTTTGCCCAACAACGCCAACTTCAGCTTCGTCGGAATTGAGGGAGAGACCCTTCTGTTGGACCTGGACGATGCCGGGATAGCCGTCTCTACCGGAAGCGCATGCGCGTCCGCCTCTCTCGATCCGTCTCACGTCCTAATGGCCATAGGCCTGTCTCACGAGATGGCCCACGGCTCTGTCAGGTTGACTCTGGGGCGGTCCAGCTCCGACGACGACGTGTCTCGAGTCCTGGAGGTCTTGCCCTACATCGTGGAGAGGAGAAGGGCGATGTCTCCTCTTTGGGACGACTACGTGGCCCGACGGGAGGTCCTGTGA
- the nifU gene encoding Fe-S cluster assembly scaffold protein NifU, translated as MLYSEIVMDHFRNPRNVGEIENPDGVGEVGNAKCGDIMKIYLRIEDDVIIDVRFKTFGCASAIASSSMATEMIKGKSVREAAELTNKAVAQALDGLPPVKMHCSVLAEEAITKALNDYLGKKGRPLLPERNQNQLAHDHGNR; from the coding sequence ATGCTGTACAGCGAGATCGTGATGGATCATTTCAGAAATCCGAGAAACGTCGGGGAGATTGAGAATCCCGACGGGGTCGGAGAGGTAGGTAACGCCAAATGTGGCGACATAATGAAGATATATCTCAGGATAGAGGATGACGTCATAATCGACGTCAGGTTTAAGACCTTTGGATGTGCCTCCGCCATAGCTTCCTCCAGCATGGCTACCGAGATGATAAAGGGCAAATCCGTTCGGGAGGCCGCCGAGCTCACCAACAAAGCAGTGGCTCAGGCGTTGGACGGCTTGCCTCCGGTCAAGATGCACTGTTCTGTGCTGGCCGAGGAAGCCATAACAAAGGCTCTCAACGATTACCTGGGCAAAAAAGGGCGTCCACTGCTTCCCGAGAGAAACCAGAATCAGCTTGCCCACGATCACGGCAACCGATAG
- the adhE gene encoding bifunctional acetaldehyde-CoA/alcohol dehydrogenase: MATKKIQEDTKTTEKPVRDIPREIDELVSRTKAAQEKYATYCQEKVDEIFFQVAMAANQARIPLAKAASDETGMGIVEDKVIKNHFASEFIYNKYRNHKTCGIVEKDETNGFFRVAEPLGVLAGIIPTTNPTSTAIFKALLALKTRNGIVFSPHPRAKKCTVMTAKLIHDAAVKAGAPEGIVACIEEPSVEGSQYLMSHRSISMTLATGGPGMVKAAYSSGRPAIGVGSGNTPAVIDETADIKMAVNSILLSKTFDNGLICASEQSVIVCEAVYDKVYREFTERGAIILNDDQREKLRRTIIQDGKLNVDIVGQPAHRIAELSGFKVPEATKVLIGEAEKIGSDEPLSYEKLSPVLGLYRAKDFSDAVEKASKLVIFAGMGHTSVLYTQPSNRDRIKTYSEKMSTGRVLINMPSSQGAIGDVYNFRLEPSLTLGCGSWGGNSVSENVGIRHLINLKTVAERRENMLWFRVPSQVYFKPGCLSESLNELEGRKKAFLVTDRPLYDLGYSDKVTKHLESMGMEIEIFADVKPDPDISTIQKGLERLKDFNPDVVLALGGGSPIDAAKIMWLLYEHPEVRFDRLSMRFMDIRKRVCKFPKMGKKAIMVAIPTTSGTGSEVTPFAVITDDKEGVKYPIADYELTPDMAIVDPDLVLSMPRGVAAASGIDAVTHALEALVATTATDYTNGIAMEALKLLFTYLPASYRDGAANPEAREKVHYAATMAGMAFANAFLGLCHSMSHKLGSAFHVAHGVANGILITEVIRYNMTSAPRKQAAFPQYKYPEAKERYAKVADYLGLSGKSYDDKIEALISAIEKLRKDLDLPSTIEEAGVNEADFMAKVDELSELAFDDQCTGNNPRYPLISEIRELYLKGFKKR, translated from the coding sequence ATGGCCACCAAAAAAATCCAAGAAGACACAAAGACGACCGAAAAACCCGTCAGAGACATACCGAGAGAGATCGATGAGCTGGTATCCAGGACCAAAGCGGCCCAGGAAAAATACGCCACATACTGTCAGGAAAAGGTCGACGAGATCTTCTTCCAGGTGGCCATGGCGGCCAACCAAGCCAGAATTCCCCTAGCCAAAGCGGCCTCGGATGAAACCGGCATGGGCATAGTGGAAGACAAGGTTATAAAGAATCATTTCGCCTCCGAATTCATATACAACAAGTATCGTAATCATAAGACCTGCGGCATCGTCGAAAAGGACGAGACCAACGGTTTCTTCAGGGTAGCTGAACCTCTGGGGGTCCTGGCCGGAATAATCCCGACGACAAATCCGACTTCCACCGCCATATTCAAGGCGTTGCTGGCATTGAAAACCAGAAACGGGATCGTATTTTCCCCTCACCCCAGAGCCAAGAAATGTACCGTCATGACGGCAAAATTGATACACGATGCCGCCGTCAAGGCAGGAGCTCCGGAAGGCATTGTTGCCTGCATAGAGGAACCTTCCGTCGAAGGATCCCAGTACCTCATGTCCCATAGATCCATAAGCATGACCCTCGCTACCGGCGGTCCCGGCATGGTTAAGGCCGCCTACTCGTCTGGCAGGCCTGCCATAGGGGTAGGCTCGGGGAACACCCCCGCTGTGATAGACGAGACCGCCGACATAAAAATGGCGGTAAACTCCATACTTCTGAGTAAGACCTTCGACAACGGACTGATATGTGCCTCGGAGCAATCGGTGATCGTGTGTGAAGCCGTATACGATAAGGTGTACAGAGAGTTCACCGAGAGAGGTGCCATAATACTTAACGACGACCAGAGGGAAAAGCTGAGAAGAACTATAATCCAGGACGGAAAGCTGAACGTAGACATAGTCGGCCAACCGGCCCACAGGATAGCCGAGCTCTCGGGTTTCAAGGTTCCGGAGGCAACCAAGGTCCTGATAGGAGAGGCAGAAAAAATAGGCTCCGACGAACCCCTCAGCTACGAGAAGCTATCCCCAGTCCTGGGACTCTACAGGGCCAAAGACTTCTCCGACGCAGTGGAAAAGGCCTCCAAACTGGTGATATTCGCAGGAATGGGACACACTTCGGTTCTCTACACCCAGCCCAGCAACAGAGACAGGATAAAGACCTACAGCGAAAAGATGTCCACCGGCAGGGTTCTAATAAATATGCCCAGTTCCCAGGGAGCCATAGGAGACGTCTACAACTTCCGCCTCGAGCCCTCTTTGACTCTGGGATGCGGTTCCTGGGGAGGCAACAGCGTCAGCGAAAACGTCGGAATCCGTCATCTGATCAACCTGAAGACAGTTGCGGAAAGAAGAGAGAATATGCTGTGGTTTCGCGTCCCCTCCCAGGTCTATTTCAAACCCGGATGCCTTTCCGAATCGTTGAACGAGCTGGAAGGCCGTAAAAAGGCGTTTCTCGTGACGGACCGCCCGCTGTACGACCTGGGCTACTCGGACAAGGTGACCAAGCATCTGGAGAGCATGGGAATGGAGATCGAGATCTTCGCAGACGTCAAACCCGACCCAGACATCTCCACCATCCAGAAGGGATTGGAGAGGCTGAAGGATTTCAACCCCGACGTGGTATTGGCCCTCGGCGGAGGATCTCCTATAGACGCGGCCAAGATCATGTGGCTACTCTACGAGCATCCGGAGGTCCGTTTCGACAGACTGTCCATGCGTTTCATGGACATAAGAAAAAGGGTCTGCAAGTTCCCTAAAATGGGGAAGAAGGCCATCATGGTCGCAATCCCCACGACTTCCGGCACCGGCTCGGAGGTCACTCCCTTCGCTGTCATAACCGACGACAAGGAAGGGGTTAAATACCCCATAGCGGACTACGAGCTCACTCCGGACATGGCCATAGTGGACCCGGACCTGGTTCTGTCCATGCCTAGAGGAGTGGCTGCGGCATCGGGGATAGACGCAGTTACCCACGCCCTGGAGGCACTGGTAGCCACCACCGCCACCGACTATACCAACGGCATAGCCATGGAGGCTCTGAAACTCCTTTTCACCTACCTACCGGCGTCCTACAGAGACGGAGCCGCCAATCCCGAGGCCAGGGAAAAGGTACACTACGCTGCGACGATGGCGGGGATGGCCTTCGCCAACGCTTTCTTGGGACTGTGTCACTCGATGTCCCATAAACTGGGCTCGGCCTTCCATGTGGCTCACGGGGTTGCCAACGGGATACTCATAACCGAGGTTATCAGATACAACATGACCTCGGCACCTAGGAAACAGGCGGCGTTCCCCCAGTACAAGTACCCTGAGGCCAAGGAAAGGTACGCAAAGGTGGCCGATTACCTAGGACTGTCGGGCAAGAGCTACGACGACAAGATAGAGGCACTCATCTCCGCCATAGAGAAGCTGCGAAAGGATCTCGATCTCCCCTCGACCATTGAGGAGGCGGGGGTCAACGAAGCGGATTTCATGGCCAAGGTGGACGAACTGAGCGAGCTGGCCTTCGACGACCAGTGCACCGGTAACAACCCCAGATATCCCTTGATATCGGAGATAAGAGAGCTTTACCTGAAGGGATTCAAGAAAAGATAG
- a CDS encoding acetate--CoA ligase family protein, with protein MERLFRPKSILIVEDALGGGVISRLRALLHEWDFSGEVVVISEENATSIEDLSFVPDLAMILSSSDSSLKALDLCSRVGVPYVVLFSRLENSGRDHKPILKRVLSRGTRFIGPESQGFVNFVDSIPISCSSALDLSQGEEGHVALISQSGALGFSALAMGIDSGVRFRYVVTTGVSMDLDMIDIGRWIVEDRDVRLIIFYIEGMSDGRAFLCLAQEARARGISVAVMRGGTSKCVRDRVLDRYGLGSSTDDGIWRAVAKQFGLVLLDDLEELIDMSRIIGESGRASGSNVAILSLSGGIGVIQADKCVSLGLNVVGLSDRTKEELSDVLPLGSISQNPVVVPNSIENPFSVLSNALCILQNADEVDAVIVDIPIMSAGGAELVADALIGTVRPDSKPILCCWLIDDAHGNHALERLRRSGIPLFDSPRRCADALVSLLGMIQAQVPSELECSPSGASMLELYPKDLNEHDATDFIGRYGLSLVRQRFCRSLDETLTAGNDIGYPVVLKVVSTDVFSKKAARGIALSLRTEEELQNAYGRILERTGRSCPGAIIDGVLVQEMVEEGIECMIGMKRDPVFGPVVAVGLGGVLYDVTKDLALRLAPLDFPSALEMVESLRGYPLFSGLKGTEALDFKALAGEVVKVSRLSCAEPDLQLLDIDSAFVTSEGVKIADVYAFRARKDDV; from the coding sequence ATGGAACGCCTTTTTCGCCCCAAGAGTATTCTGATAGTTGAGGATGCTCTAGGCGGTGGCGTAATCTCAAGGTTGAGAGCACTCCTTCACGAGTGGGATTTCTCCGGCGAGGTCGTAGTCATCTCGGAAGAGAACGCGACGTCGATTGAGGATCTATCTTTTGTCCCCGACCTGGCTATGATTCTTTCCTCTTCGGATTCCTCTTTGAAGGCCTTGGATCTCTGTTCTCGCGTAGGAGTTCCCTATGTAGTGCTATTTTCTCGCCTGGAAAATTCCGGCCGGGATCATAAACCCATCCTGAAGAGGGTCCTCTCCAGAGGAACCAGATTTATCGGTCCCGAGTCTCAGGGGTTCGTCAATTTCGTTGATTCCATACCGATCAGTTGTTCCAGCGCTCTGGATCTCAGTCAGGGAGAGGAGGGACATGTGGCCTTAATTTCTCAAAGTGGAGCGTTGGGTTTTTCTGCTTTGGCCATGGGGATCGACTCAGGGGTTCGTTTCCGTTACGTGGTGACCACCGGGGTATCCATGGATCTGGACATGATAGATATCGGACGTTGGATAGTGGAGGACCGCGATGTAAGGTTGATCATATTTTATATCGAGGGTATGTCTGATGGGCGGGCTTTCCTTTGTTTGGCTCAGGAAGCCAGGGCAAGGGGAATATCTGTCGCGGTAATGAGAGGCGGGACGTCGAAATGCGTCAGGGATAGGGTCTTAGATAGATACGGCTTAGGTTCCTCTACCGACGACGGTATATGGAGAGCTGTGGCGAAGCAGTTTGGATTGGTGCTGTTAGACGATCTTGAAGAGCTGATAGATATGTCAAGAATTATAGGGGAAAGCGGGAGAGCATCGGGCAGCAACGTGGCGATTCTGTCCCTTTCAGGTGGTATCGGGGTTATTCAGGCGGATAAGTGCGTCTCCCTAGGACTTAACGTGGTGGGATTATCCGATAGGACCAAAGAGGAGCTGTCGGACGTGCTGCCCTTAGGAAGCATATCCCAAAACCCTGTAGTCGTTCCTAATTCAATTGAAAATCCGTTTTCCGTTTTGTCCAATGCGCTCTGTATCCTTCAAAATGCGGATGAGGTCGATGCAGTTATAGTGGATATACCGATCATGTCCGCTGGAGGGGCCGAATTGGTGGCTGATGCCTTGATAGGCACGGTTCGCCCTGATTCGAAGCCCATACTGTGTTGTTGGTTGATAGACGATGCTCACGGTAACCACGCTTTGGAGAGGCTCCGTAGGAGCGGGATACCCCTTTTCGATAGTCCTAGAAGATGTGCGGATGCTCTAGTATCCCTTTTAGGTATGATACAGGCTCAGGTTCCGTCAGAGTTGGAATGTTCTCCCTCAGGTGCCTCCATGCTGGAACTGTATCCGAAGGATCTCAACGAACACGATGCCACCGATTTTATCGGTCGTTACGGACTCTCCCTGGTCAGACAACGCTTTTGCCGTTCTTTGGACGAAACCCTCACAGCCGGTAACGATATCGGCTATCCTGTGGTCCTCAAGGTAGTCTCCACCGACGTGTTCAGCAAGAAGGCCGCCAGAGGCATAGCCTTGAGCCTCAGGACGGAGGAAGAATTGCAGAACGCCTATGGCCGTATACTGGAGAGGACAGGACGCTCCTGTCCGGGAGCGATTATAGATGGTGTGCTGGTACAGGAGATGGTAGAAGAGGGTATCGAATGCATGATAGGGATGAAGAGGGATCCTGTCTTTGGACCAGTCGTAGCCGTAGGTTTGGGAGGGGTTCTCTACGACGTAACCAAGGACCTGGCCCTCAGACTAGCTCCTCTGGATTTTCCCTCGGCTCTGGAGATGGTCGAAAGCCTCAGAGGGTATCCTCTTTTTTCCGGATTAAAGGGGACGGAAGCGCTGGATTTTAAGGCTCTTGCCGGCGAGGTGGTAAAGGTCTCCAGACTATCCTGTGCCGAGCCGGACCTTCAGCTTCTGGATATAGATTCGGCCTTCGTGACCTCCGAAGGCGTTAAAATAGCCGACGTTTACGCTTTCAGGGCGAGAAAGGATGATGTCTGA
- the plsY gene encoding glycerol-3-phosphate 1-O-acyltransferase PlsY, whose translation MWSLFVSSAWLVLGYLAGSFPTAYLIALRFRGVDIRTYGSGNVGATNLGRLMGKKWAFLVAIVDMLKGGVAVLLIRLLGASDVTVAMAAFAAVMGHNYPIWLDFKGGKGVSTTYGTLFFVAPPGSMIAVPLGGLLWLAILKIGEYVSLASILSLFGLVFILPLCGVPASFALSAFGLAVLSTWRHRANVKRLLSGRESRVRSK comes from the coding sequence ATGTGGAGTCTCTTTGTCTCTTCCGCTTGGCTGGTATTGGGATACCTGGCAGGGTCTTTCCCTACCGCTTACCTGATTGCCCTACGCTTCAGGGGCGTAGACATAAGGACCTACGGTTCCGGTAACGTTGGGGCGACCAACCTGGGAAGGCTTATGGGAAAAAAATGGGCTTTTTTAGTGGCTATAGTGGATATGCTAAAAGGGGGAGTCGCGGTGCTCCTGATCCGGCTTTTGGGAGCATCAGATGTCACAGTGGCTATGGCTGCTTTCGCCGCCGTCATGGGCCATAACTATCCCATATGGCTGGATTTTAAGGGTGGTAAGGGGGTCTCTACCACCTACGGGACCCTTTTCTTCGTAGCCCCTCCTGGCTCGATGATAGCCGTTCCTCTCGGTGGACTTCTCTGGCTGGCTATCTTGAAGATCGGTGAATATGTCTCTCTTGCCTCGATCCTTTCGTTATTTGGCTTGGTGTTTATTCTCCCTCTTTGCGGAGTTCCTGCTTCTTTCGCCTTGTCTGCCTTTGGATTGGCTGTTTTATCTACGTGGAGACATAGAGCCAACGTTAAAAGGCTTCTCTCCGGTCGAGAGTCAAGGGTCCGATCTAAATAA
- a CDS encoding CtsR family transcriptional regulator — MRSLTEVIESHIIELLEGNDEDAVSLRRKELAERFGCVPSQINYVLRSRFTPERGYLVESQRGGHGYIRILRICYETPEARLRHLDDLVGDSITEQEAKRLLVSLQSRGLLDLRERLLIEVALRHVDDMGESVFDVSPYKRNVLQAELLKRMLRSLVLS; from the coding sequence GTGCGGAGCCTCACCGAGGTCATAGAGAGTCACATAATAGAGCTTCTTGAGGGGAACGACGAGGATGCTGTCTCCCTTCGTAGAAAGGAGCTTGCCGAGAGGTTCGGGTGCGTCCCCAGTCAGATAAACTACGTCTTGAGGAGTAGATTCACCCCCGAACGAGGGTACCTAGTGGAAAGCCAGAGGGGTGGTCACGGCTATATAAGGATTTTACGGATATGTTACGAGACCCCGGAGGCCAGACTCCGTCATCTGGACGACCTGGTCGGAGACAGCATTACCGAACAGGAAGCTAAAAGATTGTTGGTTTCCCTTCAATCCAGAGGCCTTCTCGATCTTAGGGAGAGGCTCTTGATAGAGGTCGCATTGCGTCATGTGGACGATATGGGAGAATCGGTCTTCGATGTATCTCCCTATAAGAGAAACGTTCTCCAGGCCGAGCTTCTCAAGAGAATGCTTCGCAGTCTGGTTCTTTCGTGA